The genomic region TCACGGCCAAAACCAGCATGCCCCCCGCCGCGCCGGGCCATGCCGTGGCCGTTTCCTACCCTGGGCCGCAGATGTGGTTTCTGTAGCAGACAACGTTGTGTCGTGCCTACCCTGGCAAATCGAACTATCTGCCGGGGTAGCTACGTATGGAGAATAGCATGCTTCCTCTTCGCCTATTCCCGCACCGCGCATGAACCTTCCCGGCCTAAAGATGCGGCGCCGCACCGGCGGTGCCCCCCAGGAACCCGACAACTACAACAAATGGGGCTGGTACGCCATGGCCGTGCTGGCCGTGGTGTGGATTATCTACAGCCTGTTTTTCGATAAATAGCCGCTGCCGGGCCTATGCTGCGTTGGCTGGATGTGCTCACCTTTGCCCGGTATGGTAACCCCGAGCCGCCCCACCGGGTAGAGAAAACGGCGGCCGTATGGGCGCAAGAGTTGTCGCCCGAGCAGTTTCGGGTGCTGCGCGAGCAGGCCACCGAGCCGCCCTACCGCAATGCCTACTGCCGCCTCTACGAGCCGGGCGAGTACGTATGTGCCGGTTGCGGTAGCCTGCTGTTTAGTGCTGCCACCAAGTACCACGCTATTTCGGGGTGGCCCAGCTTCACGCAGCCGGCCCACAAAAACGCTATCTGCTACCACTTTGACCACAGCCACCACATGCAGCGCGTGGAGGTGCGCTGCAATGTGTGCCAGGGGCACCTGGGCCACGTGTTTCCCGATGGCCCCGCGCCCGGCGGCCTGCGCTACTGCATCAACTCGGCCAGCCTGCAACTGGTAGCACCTACAGGGTAGTCGAAGCTATAATGGCGGCTCTTCCGAGGGTGGATTCTGTTTCTCTTCAAAGCGAATAATGCTGATGCGACCCGTTGGCTCCATATACGCTTCCTTGATGCCCGATATATCCGTCAGGCCGTTGGTGCGCAGCTCGCTCATCAGCTCACTGCGGGTAATCAGCTCCTTGCGCATGTTGTCTTTTTGCAGTTGGCCATTGCGGATCAACAGGAGCTTGGCGGGCTTTATCAGCCGCTGAAACAACGGATAATGAAAGCCCAGCCAGTTCAGAAAATAGCTCCAGCAAATGATAACGCCCACCAGCAGAATGCCTTCCGTAACGGAGCGATACTCACCGGCCATGCCGTTCTGAGCGGCGTCGGCAATCATCACCACAAACAGCATATCGGTGATGCCTAGCGTACCCGACTCGCGCTTCAGCACCACGCGCAGCAGCAAAAACAGCCCCAGGTAGATAAGCGTGCCCCGCACCACAATTTCGAGTAGGGGTGTATTGGGCACAAAGACTGCGTGCCAGTCTACTTGGTCAAACATAATGCGTTGGGTTGAAGTCTACCTACCGCATACGGGCGCTGCCGGCCAGCGGCTATGCTGGCAGGTGGATGTTGTTGGCAGCAGGGTAGGCGGGGCCGCACGGGTAGGGCGCGACCAATGCCTACTTCAGC from Hymenobacter aerilatus harbors:
- a CDS encoding DUF421 domain-containing protein, with the protein product MFDQVDWHAVFVPNTPLLEIVVRGTLIYLGLFLLLRVVLKRESGTLGITDMLFVVMIADAAQNGMAGEYRSVTEGILLVGVIICWSYFLNWLGFHYPLFQRLIKPAKLLLIRNGQLQKDNMRKELITRSELMSELRTNGLTDISGIKEAYMEPTGRISIIRFEEKQNPPSEEPPL
- the msrB gene encoding peptide-methionine (R)-S-oxide reductase MsrB yields the protein MLRWLDVLTFARYGNPEPPHRVEKTAAVWAQELSPEQFRVLREQATEPPYRNAYCRLYEPGEYVCAGCGSLLFSAATKYHAISGWPSFTQPAHKNAICYHFDHSHHMQRVEVRCNVCQGHLGHVFPDGPAPGGLRYCINSASLQLVAPTG